TGCGGCCCAATAGATGTCCCGTTCGTAACGTTAATTCACCAAGATCGTCCCAATTTTGTTTCTCAATTCCTCCGTTTAAGTTCATCATTTGCCAAATTCGAGCAGCACTAAATGGAATAAACGGGCTACTGACTATAGCTAATGTCTTTGTGAGTTCCAGGCATAAATTCAAGGTAGTTGCACAACTCACGGGATTTTCCCGTCTTGTAAACCATGGCTGTTTGTCATTAAAATACTTATTTGCAAACCGGGCCAAATCCATCATCGCTTTTACAGCAGGACGAAATTGAAACTTTTCTAAATATTCTCCAACTTGAACGGGTAATTCTTTCATTGCTGTTATAGCTTGTTTATCCAGTTCGTCCAGCTCCGAACGAATTGGAACTCGCCCGGAAAAATATTTTTCAATAAAAGTTAACGTTCTATGAACAAAATTACCGAGTATATCTGCTAGTTCAAAGTTGTATCTGGATTGAAAATCCTTCCAGGAAAAATCAGAATCTTTAGTTTCTGGTAAAAGCGAGATTAACGAATAGCGCAAGGGATCCGGTGGAAACCTGGTTAAATAATCATCCAGCCAGATGGCATAGTTTCGACTCGTGGAAATTTTACTGCCGGCAATATTCAAAAATTCGTTTGCCGGAATCTCAGCAGGCAAGACGTATTCCCCGCGCTGCATTAAAACTATAGGCCAAAAGATGGCATGAAAAACAATATTATCTTTACCGATAAAATGAACCAGTTTAGTGTTCTGATTGATCCAATAGTCTTTCCATTTTTCAGGATTACCGCTTTTCTTGGCCCATTCCTTTGTCGCAGAAATATACCCGATAGTAGCCTCAAACCAGACATACAACACTTTCCCTTTCATATTCTTAAGCGGAACCGGTATTCCCCAATCCAGATCTCGGGTGATTGCCCGATCTTCCAGTCCCTTTTCAAACCAGCCATTACAGTAATTTATCACATTGTTTTTCCAATGGTTCTTTGATTTTATCCATGCTTGGATTTTATCCTGAAATTTACCTAAGGGTAAGTACCAATGTGTGGTTTCCCGAATAACCGGCGTTTCCCCGCAGATGGCACAATGAGGATCTATTAATTGCATGGGTTCCAGCCATGTGCCGCAAGATTCACATTGGTCCCCTCTTGCCCCATCCTTTCCGCAATTAGGATTTGGACACACACCCTCAACATAACGATCTGCCAGAAATCGCTTACAACGCTCACAATAAAACTGCTCTTCGGTTTTGGTAATCAAATCGTTGTTTCTGTACAAGTGCAAAAATATTTCCTGGGATGTGCGATGATGGACTCTTAGCGAGGTTCGCGAAAAATTATCGAAACTGATGCCAAACTGTTCGAAAGCTACTTTATGGTTCTGATGATAAAAGTCTACAACCTCTTGTGGTGTAATACCCTTTTTGTCCGCTGTAATAGTAATCGGTACACCATGTTCGTCTGTCCCACAAATAAATATGATATCCCGGCCTTTTAGCCTCTGATAACGAACATAAATGTCTGCTGGTAAATAGGCTCCGGCAATCTGGCCAATATGAAGCGGACCGTTAGCATAAGGTAGGGCGCTTGTGACTAAAATTCTCTCATTTAGTGTGGCTTCGATCATTGTTTTCGATCTCGATAAAATAGCTATGCTGCAACTTGCTGAAGCTCAATTAAGTCGTTTAAATAATTAATAAAAATAAGGTCAATGTAGATATTTCTATCTACTAGTTCAATATAATAATCTGTCTTTTCCAGGGCTTTTGAAATTTTGCTTGAATTATAAATAGTGAGTAGTTGATCGAGCTTTTCCGGTTCGTCAGCATTGAATAACAAATCATTTGACGAGCCTGTTTGATAACTCAAAATCTGAACATCTCGCAACCAACTTATTGCACTTAAGAAAAGCTCTCTTATTTCGCCACGGTTTTTTCCTCGCGTGAGTTTACCGATCAACTGGAACCTCTTGTTGATATCTACTTGTTTTACGGTCAGCAATAACTGCCAGGCTTCATCACGCAACCGATAAAAATCGACTTTAGTTAGATCCATAGCTTTTCTAAAATTGCCCATGGATAATCTGGAAATTATTGCACTTTTATCTTCGCTAATTCCAAGTTCTAAACATTTTTCTTTAATTTCGTCTCTTCTCAACGGCGAAAACTTGATCTTCTGGCAACGGGAAAGGATTGTCGGTAATACCTGGTCTAACCTTGATGTAGTCAAAATTAAGATTAGATTTTCGGGTGGCTCTTCGAGTAATTTCAATAGAGAATTAGCTGCTTCCATCCTCATTTTTTCTGCTTCGGATATAATAAACACTTTCGTTTCTGCATTGAATCTTGTAAAACTGGCTAATTTTTTTAATTCGCGGATCTTGTCTATCAATATTTCCGAACTTGATGAGTAAGAAGAAGATAAATACGGATTTTTTGAAAGTTTTTGTAAATGTTCAATTGTTTCTTTTTCTGCCAGGTTTTTGGGACCGGAAAAGACAAACTTGAAATCGGGATGTGTTAGTGATCCGATTTGCCTGCATGCGTTACAATTCTGACAGGGCTTTTTTGACTCCGCCCAACAATTGATTGCTTTTGCGAATTCTATGGCTGTAATATTTTTACCGCATCCTTCCGGTCCGTAAAATAAAAAGGAATTAGCCAAGCGATTGTTTTCTATGATTCTTGTAAGGATAGCTTTTACCCTGCTTTGCCCAATAATCGAACCGAAATCTATTTTATTTTCAGAATCATCTGATGCTTTTGTTTTCTTTACTTCAGCGGGAATATTTGTGAATAAATCATTCATTATACTATTCATTTATAATTGACGCGATACAATACGTCTATTTTTCGTTAGCCATTTTATAGGATTGATGGGCTTATCACTTTGTCGGATTTCAAAATGAAGCATTGGTCCGGAATCGGATTCACCAACCCTTCCAATTAAATCTCCCGAATATACTCTCTGGCCATATCCCACCGATATCTCAGATAGATGGGTATAAACCGTGTAATAATTGCCGACATGCCTGACCATAATGACATTACCCCGCCCGCGCAACCAGGTGATTACGCTAACCACTCCTGGAAATACAACTCGGACCTCATCTCCAACCGGGGCTCGAATATCTACGCCATCATTTTGATAATGAGTATTGGTTACCGGGTTTTTAATCCGGCCGAATTGCTTAATAATTTTACCGCTAACCGGCCAAAAAAGCTTTCCTTTTGTCGTTGCAAAACTTCTGCCTGTAAGGGGTGGTAAAACGGAATCTCTCACTAGGAACCGCTCAATCTCCTTGGCTGCAAGCTTATATTCTTCTATTCTTTGGGCTATGAACCTGGTATCGTTGCGAACTGTCGCCAGAATATTTTCTTTGTCCGATTTTTTCGATTGAAGTCTAGATTCTTCTGTGTTCTTTTCGGCCAGGATCTTTTCATGGGCATCTAACTTAGCTTTATTTAGTTTATTCGTATGTTCGATATCTAGCTTTTTATCCTGTAGGCTTAGTACGCGACGCTTGTCGGCTTCTGTGACTTTTTGTATATATTTCACCCAGACAATAACCTGGTTAAACGACTTTGCTGTTAACAAAACCTCCAGATCACCAAGCTTCCTTCGTTTATAGAAATTAACCACCCGGTTGGAAAATATTGCCTTTTGTATTTTGAATTCATCTTGTAAACCCAGGAGTTCATTATTGCTGGCGACAATGCTTCGTTTTAATTGAATTTCTTCATGCCTTAGCTGCCGGGTAAACTTATGCATCAAATTGATTTCCCGGTCTATTACCTGTAGCTGTTCTAATGTTGACATTTCTTTCTGTTTCTGATCTTCCAGCTTTTGCCTGTATTTGCTGAGCTCCAAACGTATACCTTCCAACCGGGAGTTTGGAATTTTATCCTGCGCTTTGGATTGAAACGAAAAAAAGGCGACAAATGACAATATTAATATTAAATTTTTTATTAATCTTGTAATTTGCATGATCATTAAAATCAAAATATATACTTAATCAACTTATTTATATTAAAACTCTGCGCTTCTTTGTGCACTTTTAATCATAAATTGCAAGCCTAAAGGATAGCGGTTTACTTAAAAAATATCCAGCAAAAGGTGATGGATCATGGCGGTTGAATTACAGTTCAGTTTAATGTAGGCAAACAAACCTTCCCTAATATAGCATGCACCCGAGCTCCAGTAGCAGAAGGCACGTTATTGGGTTTTCCCAGCAAAGTAAAATATGCAAGGATTGCAAAGCAGGCTGCTTCTTTAATGTCTGGATCAATTCCAATAATTTCTGAAGTCAAAATCTCTGAGTCCGAAAAATAACTCTGTAATCTCTTCATTAAAAATTGGTTTTTCACTCCCCCACCGCTAACGAGGATTTCATTCCACTTTTTTTGTTCTTGTAAATTATTAATCGCATAACTAATGGTTTTTGCTGTAAGTTCGGTAACTGTGGCCAATACATCCAAATGAATAATTCTTTTCTTTTCTATCCTATCCCGTGCTTTTTCCAAAAATGTCGACAAAAACAATTCTCTACCGGTTGATTTGGGCGGAAATTTATAAAAATATGGCTCCTCCAGTAACAACTCTAATAAATCGTCGTGTATCTTACCTGATTTTGCTATTTCGCCATCCTTGTCGAACGGCATTCTAAAATAACGGTTTGCAAAATAGTCAATCAAAACATTTCCCGGTCCAGTATCAAAAGCCACGATATTTTCAGGTTCAACTTTTACTGGCAGTGAGGTTATATTAGCGATCCCGCCAATATTCAAAACGATCCGGTTCTTTTGTGGATGGATAAAATACAAAGCATCAAAAAAAGGAACAAGTGGTGCACCCTCACCGCCCAAAGCCATATCTGCGATTCGAAAATCTCCCACTGTTAAAATTCCGCAACTATTAGCAATAATCGCAGGATCACCAACCTGCAACGTTCCGGCTTTGTGCTCCTTTGCTTCCTCTCTTTTTGGCAAATGGATGAGGGTGTGTCCGTGGGATCCGATAAAATCAATGCTTTCAGAGTTTATTTTTTTTTCTCCGAGAAATTCTAGCAGGTAGTCCGAAAAGAGAAAACCAAGTTCAAAATTTAATCGACAAATTTCTTCTAATGAACTTTTGTTGGGAAACATGTTCCTTAAAATTAATTCCTTGATATTTGGTGCATACGTTTTTGTATCAAATGATAGAACTTCAAATCCCGGAGGTCCATTTGAAGTTGACTCGATCCGGAGATGAACCATGTC
This is a stretch of genomic DNA from candidate division KSB1 bacterium. It encodes these proteins:
- the metG gene encoding methionine--tRNA ligase, which produces MIEATLNERILVTSALPYANGPLHIGQIAGAYLPADIYVRYQRLKGRDIIFICGTDEHGVPITITADKKGITPQEVVDFYHQNHKVAFEQFGISFDNFSRTSLRVHHRTSQEIFLHLYRNNDLITKTEEQFYCERCKRFLADRYVEGVCPNPNCGKDGARGDQCESCGTWLEPMQLIDPHCAICGETPVIRETTHWYLPLGKFQDKIQAWIKSKNHWKNNVINYCNGWFEKGLEDRAITRDLDWGIPVPLKNMKGKVLYVWFEATIGYISATKEWAKKSGNPEKWKDYWINQNTKLVHFIGKDNIVFHAIFWPIVLMQRGEYVLPAEIPANEFLNIAGSKISTSRNYAIWLDDYLTRFPPDPLRYSLISLLPETKDSDFSWKDFQSRYNFELADILGNFVHRTLTFIEKYFSGRVPIRSELDELDKQAITAMKELPVQVGEYLEKFQFRPAVKAMMDLARFANKYFNDKQPWFTRRENPVSCATTLNLCLELTKTLAIVSSPFIPFSAARIWQMMNLNGGIEKQNWDDLGELTLRTGHLLGRTQILFPKISDEVIEKEIERLTQTATGEETPKDAIEKTKEKLMEFISYEDFSKLDLKVAKILEVEKVENTDRLLRIQIDLGSEKRQLVAGLAKAYSPEEMVGKHIVVVANLEPAVIRGVESKGMLLAASSEDNISLLILDRDIEPGSKVK
- a CDS encoding DNA polymerase III subunit, whose translation is MNDLFTNIPAEVKKTKASDDSENKIDFGSIIGQSRVKAILTRIIENNRLANSFLFYGPEGCGKNITAIEFAKAINCWAESKKPCQNCNACRQIGSLTHPDFKFVFSGPKNLAEKETIEHLQKLSKNPYLSSSYSSSSEILIDKIRELKKLASFTRFNAETKVFIISEAEKMRMEAANSLLKLLEEPPENLILILTTSRLDQVLPTILSRCQKIKFSPLRRDEIKEKCLELGISEDKSAIISRLSMGNFRKAMDLTKVDFYRLRDEAWQLLLTVKQVDINKRFQLIGKLTRGKNRGEIRELFLSAISWLRDVQILSYQTGSSNDLLFNADEPEKLDQLLTIYNSSKISKALEKTDYYIELVDRNIYIDLIFINYLNDLIELQQVAA
- a CDS encoding peptidoglycan DD-metalloendopeptidase family protein; protein product: MQITRLIKNLILILSFVAFFSFQSKAQDKIPNSRLEGIRLELSKYRQKLEDQKQKEMSTLEQLQVIDREINLMHKFTRQLRHEEIQLKRSIVASNNELLGLQDEFKIQKAIFSNRVVNFYKRRKLGDLEVLLTAKSFNQVIVWVKYIQKVTEADKRRVLSLQDKKLDIEHTNKLNKAKLDAHEKILAEKNTEESRLQSKKSDKENILATVRNDTRFIAQRIEEYKLAAKEIERFLVRDSVLPPLTGRSFATTKGKLFWPVSGKIIKQFGRIKNPVTNTHYQNDGVDIRAPVGDEVRVVFPGVVSVITWLRGRGNVIMVRHVGNYYTVYTHLSEISVGYGQRVYSGDLIGRVGESDSGPMLHFEIRQSDKPINPIKWLTKNRRIVSRQL
- a CDS encoding anhydro-N-acetylmuramic acid kinase; its protein translation is MKWLENLKNKKIVQAIGLMSGTSVDGLDMVHLRIESTSNGPPGFEVLSFDTKTYAPNIKELILRNMFPNKSSLEEICRLNFELGFLFSDYLLEFLGEKKINSESIDFIGSHGHTLIHLPKREEAKEHKAGTLQVGDPAIIANSCGILTVGDFRIADMALGGEGAPLVPFFDALYFIHPQKNRIVLNIGGIANITSLPVKVEPENIVAFDTGPGNVLIDYFANRYFRMPFDKDGEIAKSGKIHDDLLELLLEEPYFYKFPPKSTGRELFLSTFLEKARDRIEKKRIIHLDVLATVTELTAKTISYAINNLQEQKKWNEILVSGGGVKNQFLMKRLQSYFSDSEILTSEIIGIDPDIKEAACFAILAYFTLLGKPNNVPSATGARVHAILGKVCLPTLN